A portion of the Bdellovibrionales bacterium genome contains these proteins:
- a CDS encoding leucine--tRNA ligase — MAYHHNQIDEKWQRTWEKMKAFQAEIDPHKPKYYALDMFPYPSGAGLHVGHLASYIPTDIVARFKRAKGFNVLHPMGYDAFGLPAEQYAIKTGIHPAETTKSAIGNFRRQLKSFGISFDWKREISTCEPDFYKWTQFIFLKLYERGLVYEKKVPVNWCPALRTVLANEEVVDGKSERGGHEVLRVPMRQWMLKITEYAERLLKDLDKLDWPERTKEAQRNWIGKSEGASLRFRIKGQDDLEIEVFTTRPDTLFGASFLVIAPEHPLSIRLTGPSQKEAVDQYCRITAAKSEIDRKVGADKTGVFTGSFAINPVNGEEIPVWIADYVLMDYGTGAIMAVPAHDSRDFEFAQKYHLKIKQVLQSDFELPYEGDGVLINSDFLNGQSKEKAIHLMISHLERTGTGHGKVQFKLRDWLFSRQRYWGEPIPVVHYQKGETSPLNFDELPVLLPQVADYEPSEAGEPPLARVEHFVNYVNPKTGEKGKRCADTMPGSAGSSWYFLRYTDPQNGSAPFSKDADKYWMPVDLYVGGPEHTVGHLLYARFWQKVLFDAGLTAHDEPFLKLAHQGDILGPDGRRMSKSLGNVINPDDIREKYGADCCRLYICFLGPFDKAKPWASQGIEGVRRFLERLWRACVDDEGATIADESAPSLELTKVLHKTIKKVTSDIESLSFNTAISSMMILVNEMYKENSRSQLILRPLLQLLMPFAPHIAEELWERLGGTSLVSLETWPEFDPNLVVDETITLGVQVNGKMRGTIEVSPDCPEENAVEIAKSLTGVGNAIDGKTVGKVIYKPGKILNLIVK, encoded by the coding sequence ATGGCCTACCATCATAACCAAATCGATGAAAAGTGGCAGAGGACCTGGGAAAAAATGAAGGCATTTCAGGCCGAAATCGACCCCCATAAACCCAAGTATTACGCTCTGGATATGTTTCCATACCCTTCAGGGGCGGGACTTCACGTAGGACATCTGGCTTCTTATATTCCAACGGATATAGTGGCCCGATTTAAAAGGGCCAAAGGGTTCAATGTTCTTCATCCCATGGGATACGACGCCTTTGGATTACCTGCTGAACAGTACGCAATCAAAACCGGTATTCATCCGGCAGAGACGACAAAAAGCGCAATTGGAAATTTCCGTCGACAGCTAAAGTCTTTTGGAATCAGCTTCGACTGGAAGCGAGAAATCTCGACTTGTGAACCCGATTTTTATAAATGGACTCAATTTATTTTTTTAAAACTCTACGAAAGAGGTTTGGTCTACGAGAAGAAAGTTCCCGTTAACTGGTGTCCCGCACTCAGGACCGTCTTGGCAAATGAAGAGGTCGTTGATGGTAAAAGCGAACGAGGAGGACATGAGGTTCTCCGCGTACCGATGCGACAGTGGATGCTCAAGATAACTGAATATGCTGAGCGTTTATTAAAAGATCTTGATAAACTCGATTGGCCAGAGAGGACAAAAGAAGCACAGAGAAATTGGATTGGAAAGAGCGAAGGAGCAAGTCTCCGATTCAGGATAAAGGGACAAGATGATTTAGAAATAGAGGTTTTTACCACTCGGCCTGATACTCTTTTTGGAGCAAGCTTTTTGGTCATCGCTCCCGAGCACCCTCTTTCGATCCGACTCACCGGACCTTCACAAAAAGAGGCCGTTGATCAATATTGCCGGATCACTGCCGCCAAATCGGAGATAGATCGAAAAGTTGGAGCTGACAAAACCGGAGTGTTCACCGGCTCTTTTGCAATTAATCCCGTCAATGGAGAGGAAATTCCTGTTTGGATTGCTGACTATGTCCTTATGGACTATGGCACCGGGGCGATCATGGCAGTTCCAGCTCACGATAGTCGCGATTTTGAGTTTGCCCAAAAGTATCACCTGAAGATCAAGCAAGTCCTGCAATCGGATTTTGAATTGCCCTATGAGGGAGATGGCGTTCTCATCAATTCGGATTTTCTCAATGGCCAGAGCAAGGAAAAGGCTATTCACCTTATGATCAGTCACCTCGAAAGGACTGGCACTGGACATGGCAAAGTCCAATTCAAATTGCGCGATTGGCTTTTTAGCAGACAACGATATTGGGGAGAGCCGATCCCTGTCGTACATTACCAAAAGGGAGAGACCAGTCCCCTTAATTTTGACGAATTGCCTGTTTTGCTTCCACAAGTAGCGGACTACGAGCCATCGGAGGCGGGCGAACCACCCCTCGCCCGAGTCGAACATTTTGTTAACTATGTGAACCCAAAAACCGGTGAAAAAGGAAAACGATGCGCTGACACTATGCCCGGGTCAGCCGGATCGTCCTGGTATTTTCTTCGGTACACCGATCCCCAAAATGGATCCGCACCCTTCAGCAAAGATGCAGACAAATACTGGATGCCGGTCGATCTTTATGTGGGAGGGCCAGAGCACACGGTTGGCCACTTGCTGTATGCTCGATTTTGGCAAAAGGTCTTGTTTGATGCAGGCCTGACCGCACATGACGAACCCTTCCTCAAGCTTGCTCATCAAGGTGACATCCTAGGTCCTGATGGGCGTCGAATGTCAAAATCCCTCGGTAACGTGATTAATCCAGACGATATTCGAGAGAAATATGGAGCCGATTGTTGCCGCCTCTATATTTGTTTTTTGGGGCCCTTCGACAAAGCAAAGCCCTGGGCCAGCCAGGGAATTGAAGGCGTCAGGCGTTTCTTAGAACGTCTTTGGAGAGCTTGTGTCGATGATGAGGGAGCAACCATTGCCGACGAGAGCGCCCCCTCCCTCGAACTGACCAAAGTTCTTCACAAAACTATCAAAAAGGTAACATCGGATATCGAATCTCTTAGCTTCAATACGGCCATTTCCTCAATGATGATTTTGGTCAACGAGATGTATAAAGAGAATTCTCGCTCTCAGCTAATTTTACGACCTCTCCTTCAGCTTCTGATGCCCTTTGCCCCTCATATCGCTGAAGAACTTTGGGAAAGGCTCGGAGGAACAAGTTTAGTTTCTCTCGAGACCTGGCCTGAATTTGACCCTAACCTTGTTGTTGATGAAACCATCACCCTGGGGGTTCAGGTAAACGGAAAAATGCGCGGAACAATTGAAGTCTCCCCAGATTGCCCCGAAGAAAATGCGGTAGAGATCGCGAAATCATTGACAGGAGTTGGGAATGCGATAGATGGGAAGACAGTGGGGAAAGTCATCTACAAGCCAGGAAAGATCTTGAACCTTATAGTAAAGTAG